From a single Pempheris klunzingeri isolate RE-2024b chromosome 2, fPemKlu1.hap1, whole genome shotgun sequence genomic region:
- the LOC139212366 gene encoding translocon-associated protein subunit alpha-like, with the protein MFHFGPKLLLLFLLAFPCGLISVGQVSAESDSAEDVTEDPDAAVDEEEDDEEEVLVEEDQMQPSEGDEDDADEGADKVLTSHPDADTTIIFTTGEEFPANEIVRFLVGFTNKGSQDFTVQSLEASFRYPQDFQFYIQNFTALPLNTVVQPQAQASFEYSFIPAQPMAGRPFGLVILLSYLSAEGSVFQTAIYNQTVTIIEREEGLDGETIFMYVFLVGLVALMLFGMYQVLETRTKRRLPVKIEKGTSGINDVDISWIPQETLNVMNKASPKASPRKRTNRAVGADQ; encoded by the exons ATGTTCCATTTCGGACCCAAATTGCTGCTTCTTTTCCTCCTGGCCTTCCCCTGCGGGTTAATATCCGTCG GCCAAGTTTCTGCAGAGTCGGACTCTGCTGAGGACGTCACTGAGGACCCAGATGCTGCggtggatgaggaggaagatgatgaagaagaagtgCTTGTTGAGGAAGATCAGATGCAACCATCG GAAGGAGACGAAGACGACGCTGACGAAGGGGCCGATAAAGTGTTGACGTCTCACCCCGATGCCGACACGACCATCATCTTCACGACAGGCGAAG AGTTTCCTGCCAATGAAATCGTGAGGTTCCTGGTGGGTTTCACCAACAAAGGCAGTCAGGATTTCACCGTTCAGTCGCTGGAGGCCTCCTTCCGTTATCCCCAAGACTTCCAGTTCTACATTCAAAAT TTCACAGCTTTGCCTCTGAACACTGTGGTGCAGCCTCAGGCTCAGGCCTCCTTCGAGTACTCCTTCATCCCAGCTCAGCCCATGGCAGGTCGTCCATTTGGTCTCGTTATCCTGCTCAGCTATCTCAGCGCTGAG ggcAGCGTGTTCCAGACAGCCATTTACAACCAGACCGTCACCATCATTGAGCGAGAGGAGGGCCTGGACGGAGAAAC AATCTTCATGTACGTCTTTCTGGTTGGCCTGGTGGCCCTGATGCTCTTTGGGATGTACCAGGTGCTGGAGACGAGGACG AAGAGGAGACTCCCGGTGAAAATAGAGAAGGGCACAAGTGGAATAAACGATGTGGACATCAGCTGGATTCCTCAGGAGACTCTCAATGTCATGA ACAAGGCTTCCCCTAAAGCGTCTCCACGGAAACGAACCAACAGAGCCGTTGGAGCCGATCAATAA